Proteins from one Salvelinus namaycush isolate Seneca chromosome 34, SaNama_1.0, whole genome shotgun sequence genomic window:
- the LOC120028850 gene encoding zinc finger CCCH domain-containing protein 4-like translates to MAVESMTVHPNSPTTTNHEHSLLTDERREDGELEEGELEDDGGEVEVAEEPSTGGGGEDGGEGEEATAAEAAPPEKIHRSKERHASGDEKDDEKARRHKRKRKKEREREKEKRRAKKRRKSKHKRHASSSDDHSDFSDDSDYSPSEKRKYRDYSPTYPPSSLGGYPPAPSSGHGGPMPKKGSYVKMDKQSYGGYGDYEEENYEGEEDEEMGDEDYDDFTKELNQYRKAKEGGSGDGGGRGNCRGGRGRKNGVRGGRGGRGRGGSRGRGRGGKMGGDNEDGEGMMYGGGGGGDEMEYGDDDYDHMGEDDYDEYSQYRKSKDRGRGGRGRGRGKQGRGMNRGGRGRNRGRGRGGGDQGHDEDNNGDNGDMGDGGGGQHNKHQGDKHQDKKGKAICKYYMEGRCTWGEHCNFSHDIELPKKKELCKFYITGFCARAENCPYMHGDFPCKLFHTTGSCVNGDECMFSHEPLTDDTQDLLNKMLAEDAEAGAEDEKEVEELKKQGINPLPKPPPGVGLLPTPPRPGPPDNSGPGDFGSPGPPQGPMSPNGLPGPGPNQGPGPCPGPIPAYPDSCPYQGPPNPNGPAPPSMGPPPPCPGNGGKKIPSLFEIKVQPTGQLAQKLANHRGQTPGTATGQAGATGPQGHPGGPGGPPPRFPPPGMMPPDMSMGPPPPMGPGGPPMMPGFGPEGGPMMPPGPPPGGNFFDNFFNQQQDMNMDGVVEEGDHFQGFGGMDVKEARGSGGNQSSVGGTDVPANGGSANQQAGMGVPDFLPPAQRMLFMRIQQKQQEDEERARLAKGVGERDAEGDSANWYSSEDEDGGGSVTSILKTLRQQSQGPPKPEGPPSDPRLQKGSPAHPSIRPADSRQGDPRLARDPRLSRATDSAQALDSPNPSLATITPADPRLARLATATLTPKPDAPLVYKPPPLTAPPAEEEETERVLRDKPVPIPLDPLMGMALRDPRSQLRQFSHIKKDILLHMPPYAKTVTWNPEDLIPIPIPKQDLLPLPPGIPPVSALDPRLSRSQQRIHTALPPTPPIPPPSLEPPAPSSSLPDFELLSRILKTVNASSGPSQSSPSLPLVPPPALLPAPPALFPTPVDKPVDPRMSRKAPADPRLQPQKSVLKQPSESPVPPLTVTPAAPPPTSGSSSPTIAPYDPRLLSAGGVGRGGGAGVAGGSSVLSGISLYDPRTPGAGKLEGPGAATNTTPSSGPTEPKPSEAAPAKPKAKEPLFVRKSALDQPEPEKSSEQSTDRYNSYNRPRPKPAPSPSTGPPGGPAASVSSTAGQGPPGGAEQAPAGVHNLPVSSLFSMVKQASKPSGSGSPFGGNSPAQPGDTTTTTEQDNASLKEVFKGFDPTASPFCQ, encoded by the exons ATGGCTGTGGAAAGCATGACTGTCCATCCAAACTCCCCAACAACAACCAACCACGAACACAGTCTTCTCACTGACGAAAG ACGTGAGGATGGTGAGCTGGAAGAGGGGGAGCTGGAGGATgatggtggagaggtggaggtggcAGAGGAGCCCAGCAccgggggaggaggagaagatggaggtgAAGGTGAAGAAGCAACAGCAGCAGAGGCGGCCCCCCCAGAGAAAATTCACCGTAGCAAAGAGCGCCACGCCAGCGGCGACGAGAAGGACGACGAGAAGGCCCGCCGCCACAAGAGGAagaggaaaaaagagagggagcgggagaaggagaagaggagagccaAGAAGAGACGCAAATCCAAGCACAAA CGTCATGCCTCCTCCAGTGATGACCACTCAGACTTTAGCGACGACTCTGACTACAGCCCAAGTGAGAAGAGGAAGTATCGGGACTATAGCCCTACGTACCCCCCTTCT TCCCTTGGAGGTTACCCACCAGCCCCGTCCTCTGGCCACGGGGGCCCCATGCCTAAGAAGGGCAGCTACGTAAAGATGGACAAGCAAAGCTACGGGGGCTACGGCGATTATGAAGAAGAGAACtacgagggagaggaggatgaggagatgggcGATGAAGACTACGATGACTTCACCAAGGAGCTCAACCAGTATCGCAAGGCCAAGGAGGGAGGCAGCGGCGATGGAGGTGGAAGGGGCAACTGTCGCGGGGGCAGAGGTAGAAAAAATGGGGTCAGAG gagggcgtggaggtagaggaagaggagggagcaggggtCGGGGACGAGGGGGCAAGATGGGCGGAGACAATGAGGACGGAGAAGGGATGatgtatggaggaggaggaggaggagacgagaTGGAG TATGGAGATGATGACTATGACCATATGGGTGAAGATGACTATGATGAATACTCTCAGTACAGGAAGTCCAAAGACCGTGGAAGGG GTGGGCGGGGGCGGGGCCGGGGGAAACAGGGGCGTGGTATGAACCGGGGAGGCCGAGGGAGGAACCGGGGGAGAGGCCGAGGGGGCGGAGACCAGGGTCACGATGAGGACAACAATGGAGACAATGGGGACATGGGG gatggaggaggaggcCAGCACAACAAGCACCAGGGGGACAAGCACCAAGACAAGAAAGGGAAAGCCATCTGCAAGTACTACATGGAGGGCCGCTGTACTTGG GGGGAACACTGCAACTTCAGCCACGACATTGAGCTGCCCAAGAAGAAAGAACTCTGCAAGTTCTACATCACCGGGTTCTGCGCGCGGGCTGAAAACTGCCCCTACATGCATG GTGATTTCCCCTGCAAGCTGTTCCACACCACCGGGAGCTGTGTGAATGGAGACGAATGCATGTTCTCCCACGAGCCTCTCACCGACGACACCCAAGACCTGCTAAACAAG ATGCTGGCGGAGGATGCCGAGGCTGGAGCTGAGGAtgagaaggaggtggaggagcTAAAGAAGCAGGGGATCAACCCCCTTCCCAAGCCTCCTCCTGGGGTGGGCCTGCTCCCGACACCGCCCAGACCAGGGCCACCCGACAACTCTGGCCCTGGGGACTTTGGATCTCCTGGACCACCACAGGGCCCCATGTCCCCCAACGGCCTCCCCGGCCCAGGGCCTAACCAAGGGCCCGGTCCCTGTCCTGGTCCCATTCCCGCCTACCCAGACAGTTGCCCCTACCAGGGACCTCCCAACCCCAATGGTCCCGCACCCCCATCCATGGGCCCCCCACCCCCCTGTCCTGGCAATGGAGGGAAGAAGATCCCCTCGTTGTTTGAGATCAAGGTGCAGCCCACGGGACAGCTAGCTCAGAAACTAGCTAATCACAG AGGTCAGACCCCAGGAACTGCCACAGGCCAAGCTGGCGCCACTGGCCCCCAAGGGCACCCCGGTGGGCCTGGTGGGCCTCCGCCTCGGTTCCCTCCACCTGGCATGATGCCCCCAGACATGTCCATGGGTCCTCCCCCACCCATGGGCCCTGGAGGACCCCCCATGATGCCAGGCTTTGGCCCAGAAGGGGGGCCTATGATGCCCCCCGGACCTCCTCCAGGGGGTAACTTCTTTGATAACTTCTTCAACCAGCAGCAAGACATGAATATGGACGGGGTGGTGGAGGAAG GTGATCACTTCCAGGGCTTTGGAGGGATGGACGTGAAAGAAGCAAGAGGATCGGGAGGAAACCAGAGCTCCGTGGGAGGCACCGACGTCCCCGCAAACGGAGGCTCGGCCAATCAGCAGGCGGGGATGGGAGTGCCTGACTTTCTGCCGCCGGCCCAACGCATGCTGTTCATGAGAATTCAGCAGAAACAGCAGGAGGACGAGGAGAGGGCCAGACTTGCCAagggggtaggagagagggacGCGGAAG GTGACTCAGCTAACTGGTACTCCAGTGAGGATGAGGATGGAGGCGGCAGTGTCACATCCATCCTGAAGACGCTCCGCCAGCAGAGCCAGGGGCCCCCCAAACCTGAGGGTCCTCCCAGCGACCCCCGCCTCCAGAAAGGCTCCCCAGCGCACCCCTCCATCCGACCGGCGGACTCCCGTCAGGGGGACCCCCGGCTGGCTCGCGACCCCCGCCTCTCCCGGGCCACAGACTCTGCCCAGGCGTTGGACTCTCCCAACCCCTCCTTGGCCACCATCACCCCTGCAGACCCCCGCCTGGCACGGCTCGCTACCGCCACCCTCACCCCCAAACCAGACGCCCCCCTGGTGTACAAGCCCCCGCCCCTCACGGCTCCCcctgcagaggaggaggagacggaGAGGGTTCTGAGGGATAAGCCTGTGCCCATCCCCCTGGACCCCCTTATGGGCATGGCCCTGAGGGACCCACGCTCCCAGCTGAGGCAGTTCAGCCACATCAAGAAGGACATTCTCCTGCACATGCCCCCCTACGCTAAGACAGTGACATGGAACCCCGAGGACCTCATCCCTATCCCAATCCCTAAACAGGacctcctcccccttcccccaGGCATCCCCCCTGTCTCAGCCTTGGACCCCCGCCTCTCACGCAGCCAGCAGCGAATCCATACGGCCCTCCCCCCTACCCCacccatcccccctccctccttagAACCCccagccccctcctcctccctcccagaCTTTGAACTGCTCTCTCGCATCCTCAAGACTGTTAACGCCTCATCCGGCCCCTCCCAGtcatccccttctctcccccttgtCCCTCCACCGGCCTTGTTGCCGGCGCCTCCTGCTTTGTTTCCCACCCCTGTCGACAAGCCCGTCGATCCTCGAATGTCCCGCAAAGCCCCCGCTGACCCCCGGCTCCAGCCGCAGAAATCTGTCCTGAAGCAGCCTTCAGagtcccctgtcccccctctgaCGGTCACCCCGGCAGCCCCTCCACCCACCTCCGGCTCCTCCTCCCCCACCATCGCCCCCTACGACCCTCGGCTACTGTCTGCAGGTGGAGTGGGTCGTGGAGGGGGAGCGGGTGTAGCTGGTGGCAGCAGTGTGCTGAGTGGTATCAGTCTTTATGATCCCCGGACTCCTGGTGCAGGTAAACTTGAGGGCCCTGGTGCTGCCACAAACACTACCCCCAGCAGCGGCCCCACAGAGCCCAAACCCAGTGAGGCGGCACCAGCCAAGCCCAAGGCCAAGGAGCCCCTGTTTGTCCGTAAGTCTGCCCTGGACCAGCCGGAGCCAGAGAAGAGCAGCGAGCAGTCCACTGACCGATACAACAGCTATAACCGGCCCAGGCCCAAGCCTGCACCCTCGCCTTCCACCGGGCCCCCCGGAGGTCCTGCTGCCTCTGTCTCCTCCACGGCCGGACAGGGCCCCCCTGGTGGTGCTGAGCAGGCCCCGGCGGGCGTCCACAACCTGCCTGTGTCCTCGCTCTTCAGCATGGTGAAACAGGCCAGCAAGCCCAGCGGGTCCGGCAGCCCTTTTGGTGGGAACAGCCCTGCCCAGCCTGgcgacaccaccaccaccacggagCAGGACAATGCTTCTCTGAAGGAGGTTTTCAAAGGCTTTGACCCCACGGCATCACCGTTCTGCCAGTGA